A section of the Neofelis nebulosa isolate mNeoNeb1 chromosome 12, mNeoNeb1.pri, whole genome shotgun sequence genome encodes:
- the PKN3 gene encoding serine/threonine-protein kinase N3 isoform X3 translates to MGGDRSGDRLHSPRVSIWPRSTSCKSGADQQPPEDEKEVIRRAIRKELKIKEGVENLRRVATDRRHLGHVQQLLRASNRRLEQLHGELRALHARILLPGPGLAGPATAGPQPPAEQPRARHLEALQRQLQVELKVKQGAENMTHTYASGTPKERKLLAAAQQMLRDSQLKVALLRMKISSLEASGSPEPGEALRSGAGQGRAGRGLGADRLLPGPELLAEELRHRLRIEAAVAEGAKNVVKLLGGRRTQDRKALAEAQAQLQESSQKLDLLRLALEQLLEGLPPAHPLRGRVARELRTAVSGNPQPSGVLVKPTAVTGTLEVRLLGCEQLLTAVPGRSPAAVLAGSPSQGWLRARAKQQRGGGELASEVLAVLKVDNRVVGQTDWGPVTKQSWDQTFIVPLERARELEIGVHWRDWRQLCGVAFLRLEDFLDNACHQLSLSLVPQGLLFAQVTFCDPVIERRPRLQRQKRIFSKRRGQDFLRASQMNLNMAAWGRLVMNLLPPCSSPSTISTPRACPQTPATPRGAANPASPSDFPPKKSPLEEEVRPPPKPPRLYLPREPTPEEIPRTKRPHMEPRTRLGPPLPASAARKPPRLQDFHCLAVLGRGHFGKVLLVQFKGTGKYYAIKALKKQEVLSRDEMESLYCEKRILEAVGRTGHPFLLSLLACFQTSSHACFVTEFAPGGDLMMQIHEDVFPEPQARFYLACVVLGLQFLHEKKIIYRDLKLDNLLLDAQGFLKIADFGLCKEGIGFGDRTSTFCGTPEFLAPEVLTQEAYTRAVDWWGLGVLLYEMLVGECPFPGDTEEEVFDCIVNADAPYPRFLSVQGLELIQKLLQKCPEQRLGAGERDAEEIKTQPFFRTTDWQALLARTVQPPFLPTLRGPTDLRYFEGEFTGLPPALTPPDPRSPLTARQQAAFRDFDFVSEGFLGP, encoded by the exons ATGGGAGGGGACAGGAGCGGGGACAGGCTGCATAGCCCTAGGGTTTCCATCTGGCCCAGGAGTACTAGCTGTAAG TCTGGGGCCGACCAGCAGCCCCCAGAGGATGAGAAAGAGGTGATCCGCCGGGCCATCCGGAAGGAGCTGAAGATCAAGGAGGGTGTTGAGAACCTGCGGAGGGTGGCCACGGACCGCCGCCACTTGGGCCACGTACAGCAGCTGCTGCGGGCCTCCAACCGCCGCCTGGAGCAGTTGCACGGGGAGCTGAGGGCGCTGCACGCGCGCATCCTGCTGCCCGGGCCCGGCCTGGCCG GACCCGCCACCGCGGGACCCCAGCCACCTGCAGAGCAGCCAAGGGCTCGGCACCTGGAGGCTCTACAGAGGCAGCTTCAGGTGGAGCTGAAGGTGAAGCAGGGGGCGGAGAACATGACGCACACATACGCCAGTGGCACGCCCAAG GAGAGGAAGCTCCTGGCAGCTGCCCAGCAGATGCTGCGGGACAGCCAGCTGAAGGTGGCCCTGCTGCGAATGAAGATTAGCAGCCTGGAAGCCAGTGGGTCCCCTGAACCAGGTGAGGCTTTGAGAAGCGGGGCCGGGCAGGGCCGGGcagggcggggcctgggggctgACCGCCTCCTCCCAGGTCCCGAGCTGCTGGCAGAGGAGCTAAGGCATCGACTACGCATTGAGGCCGCTGTGGCCGAGGGCGCCAAGAACGTGGTGAAGCTGCTGGGTGGCCGGCGGACACAAGACCGGAAGGCGCTGGCTGAG GCTCAGGCCCAGCTCCAGGAGTCCTCCCAGAAACTGGATCTCCTGCGGCTGGCCTTGGAGCAGCTGCTGGAGGGATTGCCTCCTGCCCACCCTCTGCGCGGCAGAGTGGCCCGGGAGCTGCGGACTGCTGTGTCTGGGAACCCCCAGCCTTCAGGGGTGCTCGTGAAGCCCACCGCCGTGACAG GGACGCTGGAGGTCCGTCTCCTGGGCTGTGAGCAGCTGCTGACAGCCGTGCCCGGACGCTCCCCGGCGGCTGTGCTGGCCGGGAGCCCCTCGCAGGGCTGGCTTCGGGCCCGGGCCAAGCAGCAGCGTGGCGGAGGAGAGCTGGCCA GTGAGGTGCTGGCTGTGCTGAAGGTGGACAATCGTGTCGTGGGCCAGACCGACTGGGGGCCAGTGACCAAGCAGTCCTGGGACCAGACCTTTATTGTCCCCCTGGAGCGG GCCCGGGAGCTGGAGATTGGGGTGCACTGGCGGGACTGGAGGCAGCTGTGTGGCGTGGCCTTCCTGCGGCTGGAGGACTTCCTGGACAACGCTTGTCACCAGCTCTCCCTCAGTCTGGTGCCCCAGGGGCTGCTCTTTGCCCAG GTGACCTTCTGTGACCCTGTCATTGAGAGGAGGCCCCGGCTGCAGAGGCAGAAACGCATTTTCTCTAAACGCAGAG GTCAGGACTTTTTGAGGGCTTCCCAGATGAATCTCAACATGGCAGCCTGGGGGCGCTTGGTCATGAACTTGCTGCCCCCCTGCAGCTCCCCAAGCACGATCAGCACCCCCAGAGCCTGCCCCCAGACCCCAGCCACGCCCCGGGGAGCTGCCAACCCTGCCTCGCCCAG TGATTTCCCACCCAAGAAGAGCCCCTTGGAAGAAGAGGTGAGGCCCCCGCCCAAGCCCCCACGTCTCTACCTGCCCCGGGAGCCAACCCCCGAGGAGATACCG CGCACCAAACGCCCCCACATGGAGCCCAGGACTCGACTCGGGCCACCGCTTCCAGCCTCAGCCGCCAG GAAACCCCCCCGCCTTCAGGACTTCCATTGCTTGGCCGTGCTGGGCCGGGGACACTTCGGGAAG GTCCTCCTGGTGCAGTTCAAGGGGACGGGGAAATACTACGCCATCAAAGCGCTGAAGAAGCAGGAGGTGCTGAGCCGGGACGAGATGGAGAG CCTGTACTGCGAGAAACGCATCCTGGAGGCTGTGGGCCGCACAGGGCACCCCTTCCTGCTGTCCCTCCTCGCCTGCTTCCAGACCTCCAGCCACGCCTGCTTCGTGACAGAGTTTGCGCCCGGTGGTGACCTCATGATGCAGATCCATGAGGATGTCTTCCCTGAGCCCCAGGCCCG GTTCTACCTGGCCTGTGTGGTCCTCGGGTTACAGTTCTTACACGAGAAGAAAATCATTTACAG GGACCTTAAGTTGGACAACCTTCTGCTGGATGCCCAGGGTTTCCTGAAGATCGCGGACTTTGGGCTGTGTAAGGAAG GGATCGGCTTTGGGGACCGGACAAGCACCTTCTGCGGCACCCCAGAGTTCCTCGCCCCGGAAGTGCTGACCCAGGAGGCCTACACACGGGCTGTGGACTGGTGGGGGTTGGGTGTGCTGCTCTATGAGATGCTGGTGGGCGAG TGTCCATTCCCCGGGGACACTGAGGAGGAGGTATTTGACTGCATCGTCAATGCGGACGCCCCGTATCCCCGCTTTCTGTCGGtgcaagggcttgaactcattcaGAAG CTCCTCCAGAAGTGCCCGGAGCAGCGCCTCGGGGCGGGTGAGCGGGATGCTGAGGAGATCAAGACCCAGCCTTTCTTCAGG ACCACCGACTGGCAGGCCCTGCTCGCCCGCACCGTCCAGCCCCCCTTCCTGCCCACCCTCCGTGGCCCTACGGACCTGCGTTACTTCGAGGGCGAGTTTACGGGGCTGCCGCCGGCCCTGACCCCACCTGACCCCCGTAGCCCCCTGACGGCCCGCCAGCAGGCTGCCTTCCGGGACTTCGACTTTGTGTCAGAGGGATTCCTGGGGCCCTGA
- the PKN3 gene encoding serine/threonine-protein kinase N3 isoform X5, with translation MESRESGADQQPPEDEKEVIRRAIRKELKIKEGVENLRRVATDRRHLGHVQQLLRASNRRLEQLHGELRALHARILLPGPGLAGPATAGPQPPAEQPRARHLEALQRQLQVELKVKQGAENMTHTYASGTPKERKLLAAAQQMLRDSQLKVALLRMKISSLEASGSPEPGEALRSGAGQGRAGRGLGADRLLPGPELLAEELRHRLRIEAAVAEGAKNVVKLLGGRRTQDRKALAEAQAQLQESSQKLDLLRLALEQLLEGLPPAHPLRGRVARELRTAVSGNPQPSGVLVKPTAVTGTLEVRLLGCEQLLTAVPGRSPAAVLAGSPSQGWLRARAKQQRGGGELASEVLAVLKVDNRVVGQTDWGPVTKQSWDQTFIVPLERARELEIGVHWRDWRQLCGVAFLRLEDFLDNACHQLSLSLVPQGLLFAQVTFCDPVIERRPRLQRQKRIFSKRRGQDFLRASQMNLNMAAWGRLVMNLLPPCSSPSTISTPRACPQTPATPRGAANPASPSSSVCPCPARCLLSPHSDFPPKKSPLEEEVRPPPKPPRLYLPREPTPEEIPRTKRPHMEPRTRLGPPLPASAARKPPRLQDFHCLAVLGRGHFGKVLLVQFKGTGKYYAIKALKKQEVLSRDEMESLYCEKRILEAVGRTGHPFLLSLLACFQTSSHACFVTEFAPGGDLMMQIHEDVFPEPQARFYLACVVLGLQFLHEKKIIYRDLKLDNLLLDAQGFLKIADFGLCKEGIGFGDRTSTFCGTPEFLAPEVLTQEAYTRAVDWWGLGVLLYEMLVGECPFPGDTEEEVFDCIVNADAPYPRFLSVQGLELIQKLLQKCPEQRLGAGERDAEEIKTQPFFRTTDWQALLARTVQPPFLPTLRGPTDLRYFEGEFTGLPPALTPPDPRSPLTARQQAAFRDFDFVSEGFLGP, from the exons ATGGAGAGCCGAGAG TCTGGGGCCGACCAGCAGCCCCCAGAGGATGAGAAAGAGGTGATCCGCCGGGCCATCCGGAAGGAGCTGAAGATCAAGGAGGGTGTTGAGAACCTGCGGAGGGTGGCCACGGACCGCCGCCACTTGGGCCACGTACAGCAGCTGCTGCGGGCCTCCAACCGCCGCCTGGAGCAGTTGCACGGGGAGCTGAGGGCGCTGCACGCGCGCATCCTGCTGCCCGGGCCCGGCCTGGCCG GACCCGCCACCGCGGGACCCCAGCCACCTGCAGAGCAGCCAAGGGCTCGGCACCTGGAGGCTCTACAGAGGCAGCTTCAGGTGGAGCTGAAGGTGAAGCAGGGGGCGGAGAACATGACGCACACATACGCCAGTGGCACGCCCAAG GAGAGGAAGCTCCTGGCAGCTGCCCAGCAGATGCTGCGGGACAGCCAGCTGAAGGTGGCCCTGCTGCGAATGAAGATTAGCAGCCTGGAAGCCAGTGGGTCCCCTGAACCAGGTGAGGCTTTGAGAAGCGGGGCCGGGCAGGGCCGGGcagggcggggcctgggggctgACCGCCTCCTCCCAGGTCCCGAGCTGCTGGCAGAGGAGCTAAGGCATCGACTACGCATTGAGGCCGCTGTGGCCGAGGGCGCCAAGAACGTGGTGAAGCTGCTGGGTGGCCGGCGGACACAAGACCGGAAGGCGCTGGCTGAG GCTCAGGCCCAGCTCCAGGAGTCCTCCCAGAAACTGGATCTCCTGCGGCTGGCCTTGGAGCAGCTGCTGGAGGGATTGCCTCCTGCCCACCCTCTGCGCGGCAGAGTGGCCCGGGAGCTGCGGACTGCTGTGTCTGGGAACCCCCAGCCTTCAGGGGTGCTCGTGAAGCCCACCGCCGTGACAG GGACGCTGGAGGTCCGTCTCCTGGGCTGTGAGCAGCTGCTGACAGCCGTGCCCGGACGCTCCCCGGCGGCTGTGCTGGCCGGGAGCCCCTCGCAGGGCTGGCTTCGGGCCCGGGCCAAGCAGCAGCGTGGCGGAGGAGAGCTGGCCA GTGAGGTGCTGGCTGTGCTGAAGGTGGACAATCGTGTCGTGGGCCAGACCGACTGGGGGCCAGTGACCAAGCAGTCCTGGGACCAGACCTTTATTGTCCCCCTGGAGCGG GCCCGGGAGCTGGAGATTGGGGTGCACTGGCGGGACTGGAGGCAGCTGTGTGGCGTGGCCTTCCTGCGGCTGGAGGACTTCCTGGACAACGCTTGTCACCAGCTCTCCCTCAGTCTGGTGCCCCAGGGGCTGCTCTTTGCCCAG GTGACCTTCTGTGACCCTGTCATTGAGAGGAGGCCCCGGCTGCAGAGGCAGAAACGCATTTTCTCTAAACGCAGAG GTCAGGACTTTTTGAGGGCTTCCCAGATGAATCTCAACATGGCAGCCTGGGGGCGCTTGGTCATGAACTTGCTGCCCCCCTGCAGCTCCCCAAGCACGATCAGCACCCCCAGAGCCTGCCCCCAGACCCCAGCCACGCCCCGGGGAGCTGCCAACCCTGCCTCGCCCAG CTCTTCCGTCTGCCCGTGCCCTGCCAGGTGTCTGCTTTCTCCACATAGTGATTTCCCACCCAAGAAGAGCCCCTTGGAAGAAGAGGTGAGGCCCCCGCCCAAGCCCCCACGTCTCTACCTGCCCCGGGAGCCAACCCCCGAGGAGATACCG CGCACCAAACGCCCCCACATGGAGCCCAGGACTCGACTCGGGCCACCGCTTCCAGCCTCAGCCGCCAG GAAACCCCCCCGCCTTCAGGACTTCCATTGCTTGGCCGTGCTGGGCCGGGGACACTTCGGGAAG GTCCTCCTGGTGCAGTTCAAGGGGACGGGGAAATACTACGCCATCAAAGCGCTGAAGAAGCAGGAGGTGCTGAGCCGGGACGAGATGGAGAG CCTGTACTGCGAGAAACGCATCCTGGAGGCTGTGGGCCGCACAGGGCACCCCTTCCTGCTGTCCCTCCTCGCCTGCTTCCAGACCTCCAGCCACGCCTGCTTCGTGACAGAGTTTGCGCCCGGTGGTGACCTCATGATGCAGATCCATGAGGATGTCTTCCCTGAGCCCCAGGCCCG GTTCTACCTGGCCTGTGTGGTCCTCGGGTTACAGTTCTTACACGAGAAGAAAATCATTTACAG GGACCTTAAGTTGGACAACCTTCTGCTGGATGCCCAGGGTTTCCTGAAGATCGCGGACTTTGGGCTGTGTAAGGAAG GGATCGGCTTTGGGGACCGGACAAGCACCTTCTGCGGCACCCCAGAGTTCCTCGCCCCGGAAGTGCTGACCCAGGAGGCCTACACACGGGCTGTGGACTGGTGGGGGTTGGGTGTGCTGCTCTATGAGATGCTGGTGGGCGAG TGTCCATTCCCCGGGGACACTGAGGAGGAGGTATTTGACTGCATCGTCAATGCGGACGCCCCGTATCCCCGCTTTCTGTCGGtgcaagggcttgaactcattcaGAAG CTCCTCCAGAAGTGCCCGGAGCAGCGCCTCGGGGCGGGTGAGCGGGATGCTGAGGAGATCAAGACCCAGCCTTTCTTCAGG ACCACCGACTGGCAGGCCCTGCTCGCCCGCACCGTCCAGCCCCCCTTCCTGCCCACCCTCCGTGGCCCTACGGACCTGCGTTACTTCGAGGGCGAGTTTACGGGGCTGCCGCCGGCCCTGACCCCACCTGACCCCCGTAGCCCCCTGACGGCCCGCCAGCAGGCTGCCTTCCGGGACTTCGACTTTGTGTCAGAGGGATTCCTGGGGCCCTGA
- the PKN3 gene encoding serine/threonine-protein kinase N3 isoform X9, translated as MGGDRSGDRLHSPRVSIWPRSTSCKSGADQQPPEDEKEVIRRAIRKELKIKEGVENLRRVATDRRHLGHVQQLLRASNRRLEQLHGELRALHARILLPGPGLAGPATAGPQPPAEQPRARHLEALQRQLQVELKVKQGAENMTHTYASGTPKERKLLAAAQQMLRDSQLKVALLRMKISSLEASGSPEPGEALRSGAGQGRAGRGLGADRLLPGPELLAEELRHRLRIEAAVAEGAKNVVKLLGGRRTQDRKALAEAQAQLQESSQKLDLLRLALEQLLEGLPPAHPLRGRVARELRTAVSGNPQPSGVLVKPTAVTGTLEVRLLGCEQLLTAVPGRSPAAVLAGSPSQGWLRARAKQQRGGGELASEVLAVLKVDNRVVGQTDWGPVTKQSWDQTFIVPLERARELEIGVHWRDWRQLCGVAFLRLEDFLDNACHQLSLSLVPQGLLFAQVTFCDPVIERRPRLQRQKRIFSKRRGQDFLRASQMNLNMAAWGRLVMNLLPPCSSPSTISTPRACPQTPATPRGAANPASPSDFPPKKSPLEEERTKRPHMEPRTRLGPPLPASAARKPPRLQDFHCLAVLGRGHFGKVLLVQFKGTGKYYAIKALKKQEVLSRDEMESLYCEKRILEAVGRTGHPFLLSLLACFQTSSHACFVTEFAPGGDLMMQIHEDVFPEPQARFYLACVVLGLQFLHEKKIIYRDLKLDNLLLDAQGFLKIADFGLCKEGIGFGDRTSTFCGTPEFLAPEVLTQEAYTRAVDWWGLGVLLYEMLVGECPFPGDTEEEVFDCIVNADAPYPRFLSVQGLELIQKLLQKCPEQRLGAGERDAEEIKTQPFFRTTDWQALLARTVQPPFLPTLRGPTDLRYFEGEFTGLPPALTPPDPRSPLTARQQAAFRDFDFVSEGFLGP; from the exons ATGGGAGGGGACAGGAGCGGGGACAGGCTGCATAGCCCTAGGGTTTCCATCTGGCCCAGGAGTACTAGCTGTAAG TCTGGGGCCGACCAGCAGCCCCCAGAGGATGAGAAAGAGGTGATCCGCCGGGCCATCCGGAAGGAGCTGAAGATCAAGGAGGGTGTTGAGAACCTGCGGAGGGTGGCCACGGACCGCCGCCACTTGGGCCACGTACAGCAGCTGCTGCGGGCCTCCAACCGCCGCCTGGAGCAGTTGCACGGGGAGCTGAGGGCGCTGCACGCGCGCATCCTGCTGCCCGGGCCCGGCCTGGCCG GACCCGCCACCGCGGGACCCCAGCCACCTGCAGAGCAGCCAAGGGCTCGGCACCTGGAGGCTCTACAGAGGCAGCTTCAGGTGGAGCTGAAGGTGAAGCAGGGGGCGGAGAACATGACGCACACATACGCCAGTGGCACGCCCAAG GAGAGGAAGCTCCTGGCAGCTGCCCAGCAGATGCTGCGGGACAGCCAGCTGAAGGTGGCCCTGCTGCGAATGAAGATTAGCAGCCTGGAAGCCAGTGGGTCCCCTGAACCAGGTGAGGCTTTGAGAAGCGGGGCCGGGCAGGGCCGGGcagggcggggcctgggggctgACCGCCTCCTCCCAGGTCCCGAGCTGCTGGCAGAGGAGCTAAGGCATCGACTACGCATTGAGGCCGCTGTGGCCGAGGGCGCCAAGAACGTGGTGAAGCTGCTGGGTGGCCGGCGGACACAAGACCGGAAGGCGCTGGCTGAG GCTCAGGCCCAGCTCCAGGAGTCCTCCCAGAAACTGGATCTCCTGCGGCTGGCCTTGGAGCAGCTGCTGGAGGGATTGCCTCCTGCCCACCCTCTGCGCGGCAGAGTGGCCCGGGAGCTGCGGACTGCTGTGTCTGGGAACCCCCAGCCTTCAGGGGTGCTCGTGAAGCCCACCGCCGTGACAG GGACGCTGGAGGTCCGTCTCCTGGGCTGTGAGCAGCTGCTGACAGCCGTGCCCGGACGCTCCCCGGCGGCTGTGCTGGCCGGGAGCCCCTCGCAGGGCTGGCTTCGGGCCCGGGCCAAGCAGCAGCGTGGCGGAGGAGAGCTGGCCA GTGAGGTGCTGGCTGTGCTGAAGGTGGACAATCGTGTCGTGGGCCAGACCGACTGGGGGCCAGTGACCAAGCAGTCCTGGGACCAGACCTTTATTGTCCCCCTGGAGCGG GCCCGGGAGCTGGAGATTGGGGTGCACTGGCGGGACTGGAGGCAGCTGTGTGGCGTGGCCTTCCTGCGGCTGGAGGACTTCCTGGACAACGCTTGTCACCAGCTCTCCCTCAGTCTGGTGCCCCAGGGGCTGCTCTTTGCCCAG GTGACCTTCTGTGACCCTGTCATTGAGAGGAGGCCCCGGCTGCAGAGGCAGAAACGCATTTTCTCTAAACGCAGAG GTCAGGACTTTTTGAGGGCTTCCCAGATGAATCTCAACATGGCAGCCTGGGGGCGCTTGGTCATGAACTTGCTGCCCCCCTGCAGCTCCCCAAGCACGATCAGCACCCCCAGAGCCTGCCCCCAGACCCCAGCCACGCCCCGGGGAGCTGCCAACCCTGCCTCGCCCAG TGATTTCCCACCCAAGAAGAGCCCCTTGGAAGAAGAG CGCACCAAACGCCCCCACATGGAGCCCAGGACTCGACTCGGGCCACCGCTTCCAGCCTCAGCCGCCAG GAAACCCCCCCGCCTTCAGGACTTCCATTGCTTGGCCGTGCTGGGCCGGGGACACTTCGGGAAG GTCCTCCTGGTGCAGTTCAAGGGGACGGGGAAATACTACGCCATCAAAGCGCTGAAGAAGCAGGAGGTGCTGAGCCGGGACGAGATGGAGAG CCTGTACTGCGAGAAACGCATCCTGGAGGCTGTGGGCCGCACAGGGCACCCCTTCCTGCTGTCCCTCCTCGCCTGCTTCCAGACCTCCAGCCACGCCTGCTTCGTGACAGAGTTTGCGCCCGGTGGTGACCTCATGATGCAGATCCATGAGGATGTCTTCCCTGAGCCCCAGGCCCG GTTCTACCTGGCCTGTGTGGTCCTCGGGTTACAGTTCTTACACGAGAAGAAAATCATTTACAG GGACCTTAAGTTGGACAACCTTCTGCTGGATGCCCAGGGTTTCCTGAAGATCGCGGACTTTGGGCTGTGTAAGGAAG GGATCGGCTTTGGGGACCGGACAAGCACCTTCTGCGGCACCCCAGAGTTCCTCGCCCCGGAAGTGCTGACCCAGGAGGCCTACACACGGGCTGTGGACTGGTGGGGGTTGGGTGTGCTGCTCTATGAGATGCTGGTGGGCGAG TGTCCATTCCCCGGGGACACTGAGGAGGAGGTATTTGACTGCATCGTCAATGCGGACGCCCCGTATCCCCGCTTTCTGTCGGtgcaagggcttgaactcattcaGAAG CTCCTCCAGAAGTGCCCGGAGCAGCGCCTCGGGGCGGGTGAGCGGGATGCTGAGGAGATCAAGACCCAGCCTTTCTTCAGG ACCACCGACTGGCAGGCCCTGCTCGCCCGCACCGTCCAGCCCCCCTTCCTGCCCACCCTCCGTGGCCCTACGGACCTGCGTTACTTCGAGGGCGAGTTTACGGGGCTGCCGCCGGCCCTGACCCCACCTGACCCCCGTAGCCCCCTGACGGCCCGCCAGCAGGCTGCCTTCCGGGACTTCGACTTTGTGTCAGAGGGATTCCTGGGGCCCTGA
- the PKN3 gene encoding serine/threonine-protein kinase N3 isoform X7, with protein sequence MGGDRSGDRLHSPRVSIWPRSTSCKSGADQQPPEDEKEVIRRAIRKELKIKEGVENLRRVATDRRHLGHVQQLLRASNRRLEQLHGELRALHARILLPGPGLAGPATAGPQPPAEQPRARHLEALQRQLQVELKVKQGAENMTHTYASGTPKERKLLAAAQQMLRDSQLKVALLRMKISSLEASGSPEPGPELLAEELRHRLRIEAAVAEGAKNVVKLLGGRRTQDRKALAEAQAQLQESSQKLDLLRLALEQLLEGLPPAHPLRGRVARELRTAVSGNPQPSGVLVKPTAVTGTLEVRLLGCEQLLTAVPGRSPAAVLAGSPSQGWLRARAKQQRGGGELASEVLAVLKVDNRVVGQTDWGPVTKQSWDQTFIVPLERARELEIGVHWRDWRQLCGVAFLRLEDFLDNACHQLSLSLVPQGLLFAQVTFCDPVIERRPRLQRQKRIFSKRRGQDFLRASQMNLNMAAWGRLVMNLLPPCSSPSTISTPRACPQTPATPRGAANPASPSSSVCPCPARCLLSPHSDFPPKKSPLEEEVRPPPKPPRLYLPREPTPEEIPRTKRPHMEPRTRLGPPLPASAARKPPRLQDFHCLAVLGRGHFGKVLLVQFKGTGKYYAIKALKKQEVLSRDEMESLYCEKRILEAVGRTGHPFLLSLLACFQTSSHACFVTEFAPGGDLMMQIHEDVFPEPQARFYLACVVLGLQFLHEKKIIYRDLKLDNLLLDAQGFLKIADFGLCKEGIGFGDRTSTFCGTPEFLAPEVLTQEAYTRAVDWWGLGVLLYEMLVGECPFPGDTEEEVFDCIVNADAPYPRFLSVQGLELIQKLLQKCPEQRLGAGERDAEEIKTQPFFRTTDWQALLARTVQPPFLPTLRGPTDLRYFEGEFTGLPPALTPPDPRSPLTARQQAAFRDFDFVSEGFLGP encoded by the exons ATGGGAGGGGACAGGAGCGGGGACAGGCTGCATAGCCCTAGGGTTTCCATCTGGCCCAGGAGTACTAGCTGTAAG TCTGGGGCCGACCAGCAGCCCCCAGAGGATGAGAAAGAGGTGATCCGCCGGGCCATCCGGAAGGAGCTGAAGATCAAGGAGGGTGTTGAGAACCTGCGGAGGGTGGCCACGGACCGCCGCCACTTGGGCCACGTACAGCAGCTGCTGCGGGCCTCCAACCGCCGCCTGGAGCAGTTGCACGGGGAGCTGAGGGCGCTGCACGCGCGCATCCTGCTGCCCGGGCCCGGCCTGGCCG GACCCGCCACCGCGGGACCCCAGCCACCTGCAGAGCAGCCAAGGGCTCGGCACCTGGAGGCTCTACAGAGGCAGCTTCAGGTGGAGCTGAAGGTGAAGCAGGGGGCGGAGAACATGACGCACACATACGCCAGTGGCACGCCCAAG GAGAGGAAGCTCCTGGCAGCTGCCCAGCAGATGCTGCGGGACAGCCAGCTGAAGGTGGCCCTGCTGCGAATGAAGATTAGCAGCCTGGAAGCCAGTGGGTCCCCTGAACCAG GTCCCGAGCTGCTGGCAGAGGAGCTAAGGCATCGACTACGCATTGAGGCCGCTGTGGCCGAGGGCGCCAAGAACGTGGTGAAGCTGCTGGGTGGCCGGCGGACACAAGACCGGAAGGCGCTGGCTGAG GCTCAGGCCCAGCTCCAGGAGTCCTCCCAGAAACTGGATCTCCTGCGGCTGGCCTTGGAGCAGCTGCTGGAGGGATTGCCTCCTGCCCACCCTCTGCGCGGCAGAGTGGCCCGGGAGCTGCGGACTGCTGTGTCTGGGAACCCCCAGCCTTCAGGGGTGCTCGTGAAGCCCACCGCCGTGACAG GGACGCTGGAGGTCCGTCTCCTGGGCTGTGAGCAGCTGCTGACAGCCGTGCCCGGACGCTCCCCGGCGGCTGTGCTGGCCGGGAGCCCCTCGCAGGGCTGGCTTCGGGCCCGGGCCAAGCAGCAGCGTGGCGGAGGAGAGCTGGCCA GTGAGGTGCTGGCTGTGCTGAAGGTGGACAATCGTGTCGTGGGCCAGACCGACTGGGGGCCAGTGACCAAGCAGTCCTGGGACCAGACCTTTATTGTCCCCCTGGAGCGG GCCCGGGAGCTGGAGATTGGGGTGCACTGGCGGGACTGGAGGCAGCTGTGTGGCGTGGCCTTCCTGCGGCTGGAGGACTTCCTGGACAACGCTTGTCACCAGCTCTCCCTCAGTCTGGTGCCCCAGGGGCTGCTCTTTGCCCAG GTGACCTTCTGTGACCCTGTCATTGAGAGGAGGCCCCGGCTGCAGAGGCAGAAACGCATTTTCTCTAAACGCAGAG GTCAGGACTTTTTGAGGGCTTCCCAGATGAATCTCAACATGGCAGCCTGGGGGCGCTTGGTCATGAACTTGCTGCCCCCCTGCAGCTCCCCAAGCACGATCAGCACCCCCAGAGCCTGCCCCCAGACCCCAGCCACGCCCCGGGGAGCTGCCAACCCTGCCTCGCCCAG CTCTTCCGTCTGCCCGTGCCCTGCCAGGTGTCTGCTTTCTCCACATAGTGATTTCCCACCCAAGAAGAGCCCCTTGGAAGAAGAGGTGAGGCCCCCGCCCAAGCCCCCACGTCTCTACCTGCCCCGGGAGCCAACCCCCGAGGAGATACCG CGCACCAAACGCCCCCACATGGAGCCCAGGACTCGACTCGGGCCACCGCTTCCAGCCTCAGCCGCCAG GAAACCCCCCCGCCTTCAGGACTTCCATTGCTTGGCCGTGCTGGGCCGGGGACACTTCGGGAAG GTCCTCCTGGTGCAGTTCAAGGGGACGGGGAAATACTACGCCATCAAAGCGCTGAAGAAGCAGGAGGTGCTGAGCCGGGACGAGATGGAGAG CCTGTACTGCGAGAAACGCATCCTGGAGGCTGTGGGCCGCACAGGGCACCCCTTCCTGCTGTCCCTCCTCGCCTGCTTCCAGACCTCCAGCCACGCCTGCTTCGTGACAGAGTTTGCGCCCGGTGGTGACCTCATGATGCAGATCCATGAGGATGTCTTCCCTGAGCCCCAGGCCCG GTTCTACCTGGCCTGTGTGGTCCTCGGGTTACAGTTCTTACACGAGAAGAAAATCATTTACAG GGACCTTAAGTTGGACAACCTTCTGCTGGATGCCCAGGGTTTCCTGAAGATCGCGGACTTTGGGCTGTGTAAGGAAG GGATCGGCTTTGGGGACCGGACAAGCACCTTCTGCGGCACCCCAGAGTTCCTCGCCCCGGAAGTGCTGACCCAGGAGGCCTACACACGGGCTGTGGACTGGTGGGGGTTGGGTGTGCTGCTCTATGAGATGCTGGTGGGCGAG TGTCCATTCCCCGGGGACACTGAGGAGGAGGTATTTGACTGCATCGTCAATGCGGACGCCCCGTATCCCCGCTTTCTGTCGGtgcaagggcttgaactcattcaGAAG CTCCTCCAGAAGTGCCCGGAGCAGCGCCTCGGGGCGGGTGAGCGGGATGCTGAGGAGATCAAGACCCAGCCTTTCTTCAGG ACCACCGACTGGCAGGCCCTGCTCGCCCGCACCGTCCAGCCCCCCTTCCTGCCCACCCTCCGTGGCCCTACGGACCTGCGTTACTTCGAGGGCGAGTTTACGGGGCTGCCGCCGGCCCTGACCCCACCTGACCCCCGTAGCCCCCTGACGGCCCGCCAGCAGGCTGCCTTCCGGGACTTCGACTTTGTGTCAGAGGGATTCCTGGGGCCCTGA